The following are encoded together in the Gilvimarinus sp. DA14 genome:
- a CDS encoding DUF3833 domain-containing protein: MSRTLILTCLLLLQACAGPDIQTYEGRTPAFAPEEFFTGKLVAHGVLKDRSGEVTRSFQADIDASWHNGVGTLDEQFVFDDGETQTRVWTLTPTGKDSFDATAGDVIGTGSGQIAGNALNLNYTLEIDYRGEKLALAVDDWMWRVSDDVVINQSTLSKWGFTVGSIQLVIRKLNP, from the coding sequence ATGTCTCGCACGCTGATTCTAACTTGCCTTTTGCTGCTGCAGGCCTGTGCCGGCCCCGATATTCAAACCTATGAAGGCCGCACCCCGGCGTTTGCGCCAGAAGAATTCTTTACCGGCAAGCTGGTGGCTCATGGCGTGTTAAAAGACCGCTCAGGCGAGGTCACCCGCTCTTTTCAAGCGGACATAGACGCCTCGTGGCACAACGGCGTAGGCACCCTGGATGAACAATTTGTGTTTGACGACGGCGAAACCCAAACCCGGGTTTGGACCCTCACCCCTACCGGCAAAGACAGCTTCGACGCCACCGCCGGCGATGTTATTGGCACCGGTAGCGGCCAGATTGCCGGCAATGCCCTTAACCTAAATTACACCCTGGAAATTGACTATCGCGGCGAGAAGCTGGCCCTGGCAGTGGATGACTGGATGTGGCGGGTCAGTGACGATGTGGTCATCAACCAGTCGACTCTGAGTAAATGGGGTTTTACCGTGGGCTCGATTCAGTTGGTAATCCGCAAGCTTAACCCCTGA
- a CDS encoding phospholipase A, giving the protein MAVRRCLFLLFFTPLPLLGADRSPSFSADYQSCLARMGETADEDMTLAELRSACQKMTAPSGASQTSDEDAEAKQTKSPKQEKPALEERMTMEALNSANRFLLTPHNRNYLLPAVYNDSPNEAPFEQESGRDINYQNTEIEFQISMKVLIGDDIFHNNGYLYLAYTNLSFWQAYNTDISRPFRETNHEPEIILSVINDWEIFGFRNVLNQLIVAHQSNGQSGVLSRSWNRVKGRAIFERGNLALAITPWYRLPEDIEQDDNPDIDDYYGHYELTGAYKRNDHIVSFMTRRPFSDKGALQLDWSFPISSTVRGYVKLFDGYGASLIDYNVRTQSIGLGVTFTDIF; this is encoded by the coding sequence ATGGCTGTTCGACGTTGTTTATTTTTACTCTTTTTCACGCCCCTGCCCCTTCTGGGCGCCGATCGCTCACCCTCATTCTCGGCCGATTACCAAAGCTGCCTGGCGCGCATGGGCGAGACCGCCGATGAGGATATGACCCTGGCCGAACTGCGCAGCGCCTGCCAAAAGATGACGGCGCCGTCCGGCGCCTCTCAAACATCTGACGAGGATGCAGAAGCCAAACAGACAAAATCCCCCAAGCAGGAAAAACCGGCGCTTGAGGAGCGCATGACAATGGAGGCTCTCAACAGCGCCAACCGTTTTCTCCTCACACCACACAATCGCAACTACCTGCTGCCCGCTGTTTATAACGATAGTCCCAACGAAGCCCCCTTTGAGCAGGAGTCGGGTCGGGACATCAATTATCAGAATACCGAAATCGAATTTCAGATCAGTATGAAGGTGTTAATCGGCGACGATATCTTTCATAACAATGGCTATCTATATCTCGCCTACACCAATTTATCTTTCTGGCAAGCCTACAACACGGATATATCGCGCCCGTTTCGCGAAACCAACCATGAGCCAGAAATCATTTTGTCGGTCATTAACGATTGGGAGATCTTCGGTTTTCGCAATGTGCTCAATCAGTTGATTGTGGCGCATCAATCCAACGGTCAGTCCGGAGTATTGTCGCGCAGCTGGAACCGGGTAAAAGGCCGCGCGATATTCGAGCGCGGCAACCTCGCCCTCGCTATTACTCCCTGGTACCGCCTGCCCGAGGATATCGAGCAGGACGACAACCCCGATATCGACGACTACTACGGTCACTATGAACTGACCGGCGCCTACAAACGTAATGACCATATAGTGAGCTTTATGACGCGCCGGCCTTTTAGCGATAAAGGGGCTTTGCAGCTGGATTGGTCTTTCCCCATCAGCTCGACCGTGCGCGGCTACGTCAAGTTATTTGACGGCTATGGTGCCAGCCTGATCGATTACAACGTGCGAACTCAATCTATCGGGCTGGGGGTTACGTTTACCGATATTTTTTAG